Proteins encoded within one genomic window of Phototrophicus methaneseepsis:
- a CDS encoding TolB family protein, whose amino-acid sequence MYRRLCFVILSCFLFTMPLHAQDGIDLPADLYLLLNEGVVQRVGLGRSGIQNVTPESDFVLDFSVAPDGNWLAYRTQQGITLTNMYSNSLPQSIEDERASVPYIRGRGATMAWSPDSNNLAYTTLYGGRVWFRQGQYTDLETPNLVNLVWSIEGGYLAAEAEGDVWWIYRRDPEAMTLVSAIPSSKGITWVNNSTLAFAPPEGGLILMDMAQGNIQTPLLAPEAVYYLPNYIDGAIEVYRSTTVEEAIPTGRLLRVALDGTIEPISELDVELRALRWAPAGDWLIAFQGSVLALVNPLNGQGFTLPFGGISTYDWGIIPAPDTDTFTLPAPATFTAISNVTGVVQVWRMRSGELPATITPAVVDISEYTISFNGERVAYVSNSSLWLHTIGSSAPPLELVRLGTDRDINPAFSADGLSIYYRDEQENGSGIWHLDISTIEMPTPAPPTPTTEPATATITPEPDSEATDVPEAEGTTGPILTPFIVPTVAFASTLPATLVATPTPDATSEAEEADALPTALPTNTPSAELDNTPLATPDYAPELVLADTEAAAYLKAVPAGGVAALLVSSISDGQSFYELYDPTSGTLQRIGSFTEAHWLRGTNLIVRGRLGETALPGLHIIDVNTLTTPPRTRLSLLEGWDVLDMIERSDGGLRVLIRQQTPGTVAVMDVPPEDGAQITVEDIGYITEPRLSPDGSIVIGLTHPGGMLVRIDLRNMSRSQLRGIEGSNDFRWG is encoded by the coding sequence GTGTACCGTCGCCTGTGCTTCGTGATTTTGAGCTGCTTTTTATTCACCATGCCGCTGCATGCACAGGACGGCATTGACCTGCCCGCGGATTTGTACCTGCTGCTGAACGAAGGCGTGGTGCAGCGCGTCGGCCTGGGGCGAAGCGGCATCCAGAATGTGACGCCAGAGAGCGACTTTGTGCTGGATTTCAGCGTTGCGCCGGATGGCAACTGGCTAGCTTATCGCACGCAGCAAGGCATCACCCTCACCAACATGTATAGCAATTCCCTGCCACAATCCATTGAAGACGAACGCGCCAGTGTGCCTTATATCCGTGGGCGTGGCGCGACGATGGCCTGGTCGCCAGATAGTAATAATCTGGCCTATACGACGCTCTATGGTGGGCGTGTGTGGTTCCGTCAGGGGCAATATACCGACCTGGAAACGCCCAACCTCGTCAACTTGGTGTGGTCAATAGAAGGTGGTTATTTAGCAGCAGAAGCTGAAGGTGACGTCTGGTGGATTTATCGGCGGGACCCTGAAGCCATGACGCTCGTCAGTGCGATACCTTCTTCTAAAGGCATCACCTGGGTCAATAACAGTACGCTGGCCTTTGCCCCACCAGAAGGCGGCCTCATCCTGATGGATATGGCCCAGGGCAATATTCAGACACCCTTGCTGGCCCCAGAAGCAGTTTATTACCTGCCGAACTATATCGATGGCGCGATTGAAGTGTATCGCAGCACCACCGTTGAAGAAGCTATCCCCACAGGCCGCTTACTGCGCGTGGCACTGGATGGCACGATTGAGCCTATCAGCGAACTGGATGTCGAACTCCGTGCCCTGCGTTGGGCACCGGCTGGCGACTGGTTGATTGCTTTCCAGGGGAGTGTGCTGGCGCTGGTTAACCCGCTTAACGGCCAGGGCTTTACACTGCCCTTTGGCGGCATTTCTACCTACGATTGGGGCATCATCCCGGCCCCGGATACAGATACATTCACCCTGCCCGCCCCGGCGACGTTTACAGCTATCAGCAATGTAACCGGTGTCGTCCAGGTGTGGCGGATGCGCTCCGGCGAGCTACCCGCTACGATCACCCCTGCTGTCGTCGACATCAGCGAATATACGATCTCTTTTAATGGCGAACGCGTCGCTTACGTCAGCAATAGCAGCTTGTGGCTGCACACAATTGGCAGCAGTGCCCCGCCGCTGGAATTGGTGCGCCTGGGTACGGACCGCGACATCAACCCGGCATTCAGCGCGGATGGGTTGAGCATCTACTATCGTGATGAGCAAGAAAACGGCAGCGGCATCTGGCATCTGGATATTAGCACCATCGAAATGCCAACACCGGCCCCGCCCACACCAACAACCGAACCCGCTACAGCGACGATCACGCCGGAGCCAGATAGTGAGGCGACCGATGTACCCGAAGCAGAAGGCACAACTGGCCCTATCCTCACGCCATTCATTGTGCCAACTGTAGCTTTTGCGTCGACATTGCCCGCGACATTAGTCGCCACACCGACGCCTGACGCGACATCAGAGGCTGAAGAAGCGGATGCCCTGCCCACAGCCCTACCCACAAATACACCTTCTGCTGAACTGGATAATACGCCACTCGCTACGCCAGATTATGCACCAGAGCTGGTATTGGCAGATACAGAGGCAGCGGCATATTTGAAGGCTGTACCCGCTGGGGGCGTGGCAGCCTTGCTGGTGAGCAGCATCAGCGACGGGCAATCTTTCTATGAGCTTTATGACCCGACCAGCGGCACATTACAGCGCATTGGCAGCTTTACAGAAGCTCACTGGTTGCGCGGCACCAATCTCATCGTACGGGGCCGCCTGGGTGAGACAGCGCTACCCGGCCTGCACATCATCGACGTCAATACACTGACCACACCACCCAGGACGCGCCTCTCGTTGCTGGAAGGCTGGGATGTGCTCGATATGATCGAACGATCAGATGGCGGCCTGCGCGTCTTGATCCGTCAGCAGACGCCGGGGACCGTCGCCGTGATGGACGTCCCACCGGAAGACGGCGCACAAATCACAGTTGAGGATATTGGCTATATCACAGAGCCGCGACTATCGCCGGATGGCAGCATCGTCATTGGCTTGACGCACCCTGGTGGCATGCTTGTGCGCATTGATTTGCGCAATATGAGTCGTTCTCAGCTGCGTGGCATCGAAGGGAGCAACGATTTTCGTTGGGGCTAA
- a CDS encoding response regulator transcription factor gives MSGERILIIEDEARIAQFVERGLIYEGYRVNVARDGQSGLQIARDNPPDLVILDWMLPGLDGLEVCKRLRAASDVPIVMLTAKDDVKDRVVGLDAGADDYLVKPFSIDELMARVRAQFRRVTPTSRPEVLRFADLTLDTGTHRAHRGERAIDLTAKEYELLELFMRNPRQVLTRDVIFDRVWGYDFGGESNIIEVYVRYLRQKTEQDGESRLIHTVRGVGYVLREE, from the coding sequence ATGTCTGGTGAACGCATTCTCATCATTGAAGATGAAGCTCGCATTGCACAGTTTGTTGAGCGTGGGCTGATTTACGAAGGTTATCGTGTGAATGTCGCTCGTGATGGCCAATCTGGTTTACAAATTGCACGTGATAACCCACCTGATCTCGTCATCCTGGACTGGATGTTACCGGGGTTGGATGGGCTGGAAGTTTGTAAACGACTGCGTGCTGCCAGCGATGTGCCGATTGTGATGCTGACGGCAAAAGACGATGTGAAAGACCGCGTCGTCGGCTTGGATGCTGGTGCCGATGATTACCTGGTCAAGCCTTTTTCCATTGATGAACTGATGGCCCGTGTCCGTGCCCAGTTCCGCCGTGTTACGCCGACCTCTCGCCCAGAGGTGCTGCGCTTCGCTGATTTGACACTCGATACAGGGACACATCGCGCGCATCGGGGCGAACGTGCCATTGACCTGACGGCCAAAGAATATGAACTGCTGGAACTGTTCATGCGCAACCCCCGCCAGGTGCTCACCCGTGATGTCATCTTCGACCGTGTTTGGGGTTATGACTTTGGCGGAGAGAGCAATATTATCGAAGTATACGTCCGTTACCTGCGCCAAAAGACGGAACAAGATGGCGAAAGTCGCCTGATCCATACTGTACGCGGCGTTGGATATGTTTTGCGTGAAGAATAG
- a CDS encoding sensor histidine kinase encodes MTIRTRLALAYSGLLIAVILVFGLTIVTISRVTILDTIDDVLDRTARDVIASISVSDATEFDSMGQRVEFETDEIFSAAGIAIQVWHTYDGDGALETPILLRSSQNITGRADPLDTEALYTTEHLHSSQIHTKVTERVVTHPLFHLGRQIGVVQVASYIQPLEDANETLLGVTVIAAAVSIAVSILLNMWLSNQTLKPINRITRAAASIAEAEDLSTRLTWDGPIDELGRLTEVFNHMMVRLERLFAVQQRFVGDVSHELRTPLTSILGNVELMMRYGADEESLEAVHREANRMSRMVNDLLMLARADYGELKVDLEPTDLEAITLEVYEHITMLTQKRSLKIKLERLESARISGNGDRLRQLMLNLVNNAIKFTPDGGTIKLATYSEGDQAVLTVTDTGIGISEKDQQHIFDRFFQADNSRTQRTEDDGAGLGLSIALWIVKSHNGKITVESAEGEGTTFRVTFPLLPKAQTTTTMNHKQLPMF; translated from the coding sequence ATGACGATTCGTACGCGGCTGGCCCTGGCATATAGTGGCCTGCTTATTGCAGTCATCCTGGTTTTTGGGCTGACCATCGTCACCATTAGCCGAGTTACCATTCTGGATACTATTGATGATGTGCTGGATCGCACGGCGAGAGACGTCATCGCAAGTATTAGCGTGTCTGATGCGACTGAATTCGACAGCATGGGCCAACGTGTTGAATTCGAGACGGATGAAATCTTCAGCGCGGCAGGTATTGCGATCCAGGTCTGGCATACCTATGATGGCGATGGGGCCCTGGAAACGCCGATCCTGCTGCGTAGCTCACAAAATATCACCGGACGCGCCGATCCGCTCGATACAGAGGCCCTTTACACCACGGAACACCTCCATAGCAGCCAGATTCACACCAAAGTCACCGAGCGCGTCGTGACGCATCCCCTGTTCCATCTGGGGCGGCAAATTGGCGTTGTACAGGTGGCATCCTATATTCAGCCGCTAGAAGACGCAAACGAAACCCTGCTGGGCGTAACGGTTATTGCCGCCGCTGTCTCGATTGCCGTCTCCATATTGTTGAATATGTGGCTATCGAACCAGACGTTGAAGCCAATTAATCGCATTACGCGGGCTGCGGCTAGCATCGCAGAAGCGGAAGACCTTTCGACACGGTTGACGTGGGATGGCCCGATAGACGAATTAGGCCGCCTGACAGAAGTGTTCAATCATATGATGGTGCGGCTAGAGCGCCTGTTTGCTGTACAGCAGCGTTTTGTGGGCGATGTCTCTCATGAACTACGAACGCCACTAACGTCTATCCTGGGCAATGTCGAACTAATGATGCGGTACGGAGCCGATGAAGAATCGCTCGAAGCCGTGCACCGAGAAGCCAACCGTATGTCGCGCATGGTCAATGATTTGTTGATGCTGGCCCGGGCAGACTATGGCGAACTCAAGGTCGACCTGGAACCAACGGACCTGGAAGCGATTACGCTTGAGGTTTATGAGCACATTACGATGCTCACCCAAAAGCGCAGCCTGAAGATTAAGCTGGAACGGTTGGAATCAGCCCGTATCAGCGGCAATGGCGACCGTCTACGACAGCTCATGCTGAACCTGGTAAACAACGCGATCAAATTCACGCCCGATGGCGGCACAATCAAACTCGCAACGTATAGCGAAGGTGACCAGGCCGTACTCACCGTGACAGATACGGGCATTGGCATCTCCGAAAAAGATCAGCAGCATATTTTTGATCGCTTCTTCCAGGCGGATAACTCTCGGACACAGCGCACAGAGGATGATGGCGCTGGCTTGGGCCTTTCAATTGCATTGTGGATCGTCAAATCTCATAACGGCAAAATCACTGTCGAGAGCGCAGAAGGCGAAGGCACCACTTTCCGTGTCACGTTCCCGCTGCTGCCAAAAGCACAAACCACGACAACCATGAATCATAAGCAGCTGCCCATGTTCTGA
- a CDS encoding MFS transporter — MNIGGKGSKLYYGWVITLTLAITETISWGIVHYAFTVFITPMEAELGWSRGEITAGFSLSLLVMGAMAFPVGHWVDKHGARLLMTAGSVAASLLVVAWSQVTNLMLFYVIWAGLGACAAAILYEPAFAVIATWFVRRRGAALTIVTFAAGLASTIFVPLSDLLLNTLGWREAILTLGIFLGVTTIPLHIILLRHRPHDMGLLPDGDVQHEDQPVKATQSVSLSGALHSPFFWMLTFAFSLSYLSAAAIRVHFIPFLIDVGIDASTAAVASGAIGLMQVIGRVIFAPLDSRVSGQAMVSGVFGLQSVAMALLLLGASPLVIGLFIVTFGMSYGARTLSRPSILAELFGSTHYGRISSVMAIFLTAASTVAPVGAGLIYDRFGSYDVVLWLILLLAVAATVVMIFSRPDPAEKAKNVSITAGS, encoded by the coding sequence ATGAACATCGGCGGCAAGGGTAGCAAACTTTATTATGGCTGGGTCATCACACTAACCCTGGCAATCACGGAGACTATCTCCTGGGGGATTGTCCATTATGCCTTTACCGTATTCATCACACCTATGGAAGCTGAACTAGGTTGGTCACGCGGAGAGATTACAGCCGGATTTTCCTTATCGCTGCTGGTCATGGGTGCGATGGCCTTCCCAGTAGGTCACTGGGTGGATAAACACGGTGCCCGCTTGCTGATGACGGCTGGCTCGGTTGCAGCAAGCTTGCTGGTGGTGGCATGGTCACAGGTAACCAACCTGATGCTCTTCTATGTGATATGGGCCGGGTTGGGGGCGTGCGCAGCGGCAATCCTCTATGAACCTGCTTTCGCCGTCATCGCAACGTGGTTTGTCCGGCGTAGAGGTGCGGCCCTCACAATTGTGACCTTCGCCGCCGGGCTAGCCAGTACGATCTTTGTGCCCCTTTCAGATTTACTGCTGAATACGCTCGGCTGGCGCGAGGCTATACTCACACTGGGCATCTTCCTGGGCGTCACGACCATTCCGCTGCATATCATCCTCCTGAGGCATCGTCCGCATGACATGGGTTTGCTGCCGGATGGCGACGTTCAACACGAGGATCAACCTGTAAAAGCCACTCAAAGCGTCTCACTTTCTGGCGCTCTGCACAGCCCCTTCTTCTGGATGCTGACATTTGCTTTCAGCCTTTCGTATCTCTCCGCAGCGGCGATACGTGTGCACTTTATCCCCTTCCTGATTGATGTGGGCATTGATGCCAGCACGGCTGCTGTTGCAAGTGGTGCCATCGGTTTGATGCAGGTCATTGGGCGGGTCATCTTCGCCCCATTAGACAGTCGGGTTTCTGGGCAAGCTATGGTTTCAGGCGTCTTTGGGCTGCAATCTGTGGCGATGGCACTGCTTTTGTTGGGCGCGTCACCGCTCGTGATTGGCTTATTTATCGTCACATTTGGCATGTCTTACGGCGCGCGCACCCTCTCGCGGCCCTCTATCCTGGCGGAACTATTCGGCTCAACGCACTATGGACGCATCTCAAGTGTGATGGCGATTTTCTTAACGGCAGCCTCTACCGTGGCACCCGTTGGCGCAGGGCTGATCTATGATCGATTCGGCAGTTACGATGTGGTGCTGTGGCTGATTTTGCTGCTGGCCGTTGCGGCCACTGTCGTGATGATCTTTTCCAGGCCAGACCCAGCTGAAAAAGCGAAGAACGTCTCTATCACAGCAGGTTCATGA
- a CDS encoding glycoside hydrolase family 130 protein, translated as MFTRHPSNPLISPNDVTPSRPGFEIIGTFNAGACTFNNEVYLLVRVAEKPVNEDKSVIACPHYVNGELVVEHIRRDDPDWDTSDPRQIRHLRSSLMYLTSVSHLRLARSKDGATFKIDPEPWLLPQTEYEGYGVEDARITEVEGRYYINYTAVSMFGITTALVSTADFVSIERHGLIFPSSNRDVTIFPQRVNGKYVCYHRPMPMFGGLHIWSATSPDLVSWGDHRILLSSSESGWMNGRVGGGAPPVLTDAGWLSIFHAADKNDRYCLGAFITPADDPTTIIASSKEPIMAPEAPYETSGFFSDVVFTCGAVVRGDELWVYYGTADEHTAVASAKLQDLVAHVMGN; from the coding sequence ATGTTTACGCGTCATCCATCGAACCCTTTAATCAGCCCTAACGACGTGACACCGTCGCGCCCAGGTTTTGAGATTATTGGCACATTTAATGCAGGTGCTTGTACATTTAATAATGAAGTTTATTTATTGGTCCGCGTGGCAGAAAAGCCCGTTAATGAAGATAAATCGGTCATTGCTTGTCCTCATTACGTCAATGGCGAGCTTGTCGTTGAGCATATCCGCCGTGATGACCCGGATTGGGATACATCCGACCCGCGCCAAATTCGCCACCTGCGCAGCAGCTTGATGTACCTGACGAGCGTCAGCCATCTGCGGTTGGCGCGTAGCAAAGATGGGGCGACCTTTAAAATAGATCCAGAACCCTGGCTGTTGCCTCAAACGGAATACGAAGGTTACGGCGTTGAAGATGCCCGCATCACAGAGGTAGAAGGCCGCTATTACATCAATTACACAGCGGTCAGTATGTTTGGCATTACGACAGCGCTTGTTTCTACGGCTGATTTTGTGTCGATTGAGCGTCATGGCCTTATTTTCCCGTCATCCAACCGGGATGTGACCATCTTCCCGCAGCGCGTTAACGGCAAATATGTTTGCTATCACCGCCCGATGCCCATGTTTGGCGGCCTGCATATATGGTCGGCCACATCGCCGGACCTCGTGAGTTGGGGGGATCATCGTATATTGCTCTCGTCAAGCGAAAGTGGCTGGATGAATGGCCGTGTTGGGGGTGGTGCGCCGCCTGTGCTGACGGATGCAGGTTGGTTGTCGATCTTCCACGCTGCTGATAAAAATGACCGCTACTGCCTGGGGGCTTTTATCACGCCCGCAGACGATCCGACTACGATCATCGCCAGCAGTAAAGAGCCGATTATGGCGCCGGAAGCGCCTTATGAAACCAGCGGCTTCTTCAGCGATGTGGTCTTTACCTGCGGGGCTGTTGTTCGTGGCGATGAATTATGGGTTTATTATGGCACAGCGGATGAGCATACAGCCGTTGCCAGCGCCAAATTGCAAGACCTCGTCGCCCATGTGATGGGCAATTAA
- a CDS encoding LacI family DNA-binding transcriptional regulator: MPSIIQQIAEDLNVSSASVSRALNDRPGVGDALRARILERARELNYTSSVIARGLATSQTFSLGFFVRQKPGLSTHSDPFYGEIMQGVEETCAQSDYHVTIGSLTDDVIENPQSFRFVREGRVDGMILAGPDIPSGFILAMLQTDLPVVLVDNNLPISRVHCINANSEEGAYQAASYLLELGHRRIGILSGPAQWPSNAKRVWGYTQALHEAGIEPTIVYADATTIDSGLETASKLLKESPDVTGILAVNDSMAIGAIRFANAAGYHVPQDLSVIGFDNIAWARFNNPPLTTLHIPKNQMGKEAAKRLLELLGDPDIPPTNLTVGVDLVKRATCDVPNRGGA; encoded by the coding sequence ATGCCATCCATCATCCAGCAAATTGCAGAAGATTTAAACGTCTCAAGTGCGTCCGTCTCACGGGCATTAAATGATCGTCCTGGCGTAGGGGATGCATTGCGCGCCCGGATATTAGAACGTGCCCGCGAACTCAATTACACCTCCAGCGTCATCGCCCGCGGTTTAGCCACATCACAAACATTCAGCCTGGGGTTCTTCGTCCGTCAGAAGCCGGGGCTTTCCACCCACAGCGACCCATTCTATGGCGAAATTATGCAAGGCGTTGAAGAAACATGCGCTCAGTCGGATTATCACGTCACGATTGGCTCGCTGACAGATGATGTCATCGAGAACCCGCAGAGCTTCCGTTTTGTACGAGAAGGCCGCGTCGATGGCATGATCCTCGCCGGGCCGGATATTCCATCTGGCTTCATCCTGGCGATGCTACAAACAGACCTGCCCGTTGTGCTTGTCGATAACAACTTGCCAATCTCGCGCGTGCATTGCATCAACGCCAACAGCGAAGAAGGTGCTTATCAGGCGGCTTCTTATTTGTTGGAGTTGGGGCACCGGCGTATTGGCATCCTTTCAGGGCCTGCCCAATGGCCGAGTAACGCCAAGCGCGTGTGGGGCTATACCCAGGCGCTGCACGAAGCTGGCATCGAGCCAACCATCGTTTATGCGGATGCAACGACGATAGACTCCGGCCTGGAAACAGCCTCCAAATTACTCAAAGAATCCCCCGACGTGACGGGCATTCTGGCTGTCAATGATTCTATGGCGATTGGGGCTATCCGCTTCGCCAATGCCGCGGGGTATCATGTTCCGCAAGATCTCTCCGTGATTGGCTTTGATAACATCGCCTGGGCGAGGTTCAACAATCCCCCTCTCACTACCCTGCATATCCCGAAAAACCAGATGGGCAAAGAAGCCGCAAAGCGCTTGCTTGAACTGTTGGGAGACCCGGACATCCCACCAACAAACCTGACAGTCGGCGTCGATCTGGTCAAACGTGCGACATGTGATGTCCCAAATAGAGGAGGTGCATAG
- a CDS encoding extracellular solute-binding protein → MRKFALLTLLTALLVGLVPVSAQDDVTTVRFWTAPDPNQEVFWAEAVEQWNTENPTIQIEWQPIPTGASSEEVILNAIATGTAPDISNNIFSGFAAQMAESGAAVALDEQFDDFWDVVEGRQMRSIVENGWSLNDHYYVLPQYSNAMQYWWNLDLVEQAGFSAENPPRTYSDVAAVAEAISDGDTYAIGFPGPANWWDRWFGFITLYYAAAGGQPYLDLANGEVLFDNDAGYAVASFMDEMFANGWAPTDTTLVDPLQEGIVAGFVMGPWAIASTAENYPDLRYVITPPPVPDDYPADEPIYTFADAKGFVMYQQSEVKEEAWQFLKWLLGDPELDMRWLDLTGLPPVREDLTTNELFTTYLEANPEIATYASQIPYAVPPALSSATIPIQRIMGRELTEPIWQQTIFPDEAIDNAAGAIEDYFALGS, encoded by the coding sequence ATGCGTAAATTCGCATTACTTACCCTATTAACCGCGCTGCTGGTTGGGCTCGTACCCGTCAGCGCGCAAGATGACGTGACCACAGTGCGCTTCTGGACGGCACCGGATCCTAATCAAGAAGTCTTCTGGGCAGAAGCTGTCGAACAGTGGAATACAGAAAATCCCACCATTCAAATTGAATGGCAGCCAATCCCAACTGGCGCAAGTTCAGAAGAAGTGATCCTGAACGCGATTGCAACCGGCACCGCCCCGGATATCAGCAACAACATCTTCTCCGGCTTTGCCGCACAGATGGCAGAATCCGGCGCAGCCGTTGCCCTGGATGAGCAGTTTGATGACTTCTGGGATGTCGTCGAAGGTCGTCAGATGCGCTCCATCGTCGAAAACGGCTGGAGCCTGAATGATCACTATTATGTGCTGCCGCAGTACAGTAACGCTATGCAGTACTGGTGGAACCTGGACCTCGTCGAACAAGCTGGCTTCAGTGCGGAGAACCCGCCGCGTACCTACAGCGATGTTGCAGCCGTTGCAGAAGCTATTTCTGATGGTGATACCTATGCAATCGGCTTCCCTGGCCCTGCTAACTGGTGGGATCGCTGGTTCGGCTTCATCACCCTTTACTATGCCGCTGCCGGCGGCCAGCCGTACCTGGACCTGGCAAATGGCGAAGTCCTGTTCGATAACGACGCGGGTTACGCAGTTGCCAGCTTCATGGACGAAATGTTCGCCAATGGCTGGGCACCGACCGACACCACCCTGGTTGACCCGCTGCAAGAAGGCATTGTCGCAGGCTTCGTTATGGGCCCATGGGCGATCGCCAGCACAGCAGAAAATTATCCTGACCTGCGTTACGTCATCACCCCGCCGCCCGTCCCGGACGACTATCCGGCAGACGAACCCATCTACACCTTCGCAGATGCCAAGGGCTTCGTGATGTATCAGCAATCCGAGGTTAAGGAAGAAGCATGGCAATTCCTGAAGTGGCTGCTGGGCGATCCTGAACTGGATATGCGCTGGCTAGATCTGACAGGCCTGCCGCCAGTTCGTGAAGACCTGACCACCAACGAACTCTTCACAACCTACCTGGAAGCCAACCCTGAAATCGCCACTTACGCCAGCCAGATTCCTTACGCTGTTCCCCCGGCGCTGAGTTCAGCAACTATTCCGATTCAGCGTATCATGGGCCGTGAACTGACTGAACCCATCTGGCAGCAGACAATCTTCCCGGATGAAGCTATCGATAACGCCGCAGGCGCGATTGAAGATTACTTCGCACTCGGCTCGTAA
- a CDS encoding carbohydrate ABC transporter permease — MAAVSKTRRRIQWAGILLVAPYVLYMLVFWVYPFIWGGVLSLQNWVLPGEAPGSYVAAILNPDVDPEFIGLKNFKDLFSFEAPQVEQAVSDDGELLYRCGRSRVAESELGEYTDETCTPLYANASRLLSLGYKELLQINLFGNTYVIGTPYPLFWNALWVTVKFMLIFIPSVFVGSMGLAAMLQRIKSFQGLYIAGYLSSYVVSGVAYSAVFKTMLARDGLVDRIGVALTGTHIGFFSDPNFALISIALIVSWKFIGYYGLIFLSGLNNISKDIYEAAKLDGANVFQRFTRITIPLLNPSIVVVAVFGIILSFNIFTEPFLITGGTPNDTTSTFMLQIYRTTFEDLRVGLGAAMAIVMAVMSFLTMMFVRRAIERDVSL; from the coding sequence ATGGCCGCGGTCAGTAAGACACGTAGGCGCATACAATGGGCTGGCATCCTTCTCGTTGCCCCCTACGTCCTCTATATGCTGGTATTTTGGGTTTATCCCTTTATATGGGGCGGCGTCCTCTCGCTGCAAAACTGGGTGCTCCCAGGCGAAGCGCCGGGTAGCTATGTCGCCGCCATTTTGAACCCCGATGTCGACCCCGAATTCATCGGGCTGAAAAATTTTAAAGATCTCTTTAGTTTTGAAGCGCCACAAGTCGAGCAGGCTGTTTCTGATGATGGCGAACTGCTCTACCGCTGCGGGCGCAGCCGGGTCGCAGAATCCGAATTGGGCGAGTACACAGACGAAACGTGTACACCGCTCTATGCCAATGCGAGCCGATTACTCTCACTAGGTTACAAAGAACTTTTGCAGATCAATCTATTCGGGAACACTTATGTTATTGGGACGCCCTATCCGCTCTTCTGGAATGCGTTGTGGGTCACAGTCAAGTTCATGCTGATCTTCATCCCAAGCGTTTTTGTTGGGTCAATGGGCTTAGCAGCGATGCTGCAGCGGATTAAATCATTCCAGGGGCTGTATATCGCGGGTTATCTCAGTTCCTACGTCGTCTCCGGCGTCGCGTATTCAGCCGTCTTCAAGACGATGTTGGCACGTGATGGCCTTGTAGACCGCATCGGCGTAGCGCTTACGGGCACCCATATTGGATTCTTTAGCGATCCAAACTTTGCGCTGATCTCCATTGCGCTGATCGTCTCCTGGAAGTTCATCGGCTATTATGGCCTCATTTTCCTCAGCGGCCTGAATAACATCTCCAAAGATATTTATGAAGCAGCCAAGCTCGATGGAGCAAACGTCTTCCAACGCTTTACACGGATAACGATCCCGCTGTTGAATCCATCGATTGTGGTTGTCGCCGTGTTCGGTATCATCCTGTCTTTCAACATCTTCACAGAGCCATTCTTGATTACAGGTGGTACACCAAACGACACAACCAGCACCTTTATGCTGCAAATTTACCGCACGACCTTCGAGGATTTACGCGTCGGATTGGGTGCTGCGATGGCGATTGTCATGGCCGTTATGAGCTTCCTGACGATGATGTTTGTCCGCCGAGCAATCGAACGGGATGTGTCACTATGA